The Suricata suricatta isolate VVHF042 chromosome 16, meerkat_22Aug2017_6uvM2_HiC, whole genome shotgun sequence genome contains the following window.
ATATCCCCGTGAAGACTGGTGGGAGGGAGGTCTTACATGGGTTACCGGAGGGGGCGGTTTTCATTCAGGGACTTGGCATGCCCTGTGGGTATATTTCCGCCTAGAATGCTGCTCCCTACCTACCTGATCCCCCCTCGGTGGGAAGGCAGGTGCCGGCGAACACTGCTGGGGCTAACCTGGTCAGTGTTCCCGGGGTCATTGGCCTTgttaaatacaaagtaaaaccTTTTTAGTATAGGATGCAGCAACTCAAATTCTAGGGAGTTTGCATATTACAGTGTTCACCAGGAGGGCGAGGCAAATAGACAAAACTCTCCTTTCCATTaaacacttgtttttttaaggtCCTCTGTttaagagagagggtgagtgggctggggggagggggagggaatcccaagcaggttctgccctgtcagtgcaaagcccaatgtggggcttgaacccacaaaactgtaagatcatgagctgaaatcaagagttggacgcttaactgagcccccctggGCGCCCCTCAGAGCGACAGGCCCGGCGAGGCTGAGGGGAACCACGTGTGGCATCGGGGGTAGAAGCAGAGGCACCGGGAAGCCTGCACACTGCTCTGGGTCCAGAGCAGAGTCCCACACCTCCTTCCCGCCTCTTACGGCGGACATCGGGTGTAAGATGGAGGTTGTGTGTGTTTGTCATAGGAGGCAGTGACGTTCAAGGACGTGGCAGTGGCCTTCAcggaggaggagctggggctgCTGGACTCTGCCCAGAGGAAGCTGTACCAGGATGTGATGTTAGAAAACTTCCGGAACCTCGTCTCAGTGGGTGAGGGCCGCCTTCCTCTGGGGTGTCTTGGTGACCTTTGGGGGCTCCTGAAATGGTTCTCTGAGTTGGGGGATTGGACTTTTCCATTTCCTGTGGGACATGGGATATCTGTGGCCTTTCTGAACAGGATCTTTCAGGTCTTTTTCAAGAACTATAAATGGACTAAGTATACTGCTATACCTTGCCTGATCAGCTTCAGAGTTCACTCCTATCCCGTTAGTGCATTAGAAAACTGATTTATTGAGTTCTGTGAGaactgaatgaaataaagaaagtaGAGAGTATCAGAGCTTCTGAGGACACATTGCAGCAAAAACTGGCTGACTGCATGAGTGCGCGGGGGCCAGTGGGAGGGGATTTAGTGAACACGGACATTGGTTAGAAATAGACCATTCAAACTTTGTTTTGACAATACGTATCTTCAGGTATGTGTGTGTTCGGGTCATGAAATAAATGCTATGTATTTAGTGTTTGGCTCATGATTTAAAACAGGTTTGAAAAACACAACTTTTGGTACCTCGAATAGGCAGTCAGAACTCAAATTTCCAGTTAATTTTAGCTCACGTGTGGTCATTGTAACTTGTGACTTTGCATGTTCTCAGGACATCAACCTTTGAAACAAGATAAATGGcatctagaaagagaagagaagcgTTCGTTGATGAAGACAGCAACCCAGTTGGAGAGAAATGTGGGTAAGAACCAAGCAAGTATGAGTTCTCGCAGTTTCCTGGCCATCTGTGTTGTTTCTCGTACCGCCCCGCCCCGTGCTGTCGCCCGTGTCCAAGTTGCCAGACCCCTTTCCTGGATTGTGAAACTCCTCCTACAGTCTGTTCTTCAGGTAGCAGCCTGAGCGATCCTTTGTAACTTCAAGGTCAGGTTACATTAGTCTTCTGTTCAGAATTCTCTTCATTTACGTAGAATAAGAACCACTTAGAGCAGCCTCCAGAAGGTCCTCTGTGGTCTGCTGTTCGTCCCCCACTGGCTTTCCGAATACATCTGTCCTCCCTCACGCCCCATCTTTTCTGCCTACAGCGTCCTCTCTGCTGTTTCCCAGACCCACAAAAGAAGCTTCTGCCTCAGAGCCCTTCACTCGTTCTCCTCTGCCTGccattctcttccccttccaGTCCTTCAggccccttctctcctttcaggTCACTCGTGTTAATATCATGTTTGGGCTCTGACCACCGTGTCCAAACGCCACCCCGCCTCTCCTCTCTGCCGGCTTTATCGTGTGTCTGAGGCCTGGTCCTCACCTCACTTACCTTTCTGTTCATTGTTTATTACCTTTTTCTCCTCACGGGAGTGTAGTCTTCAGGAGTGGGGGGACTTTGTCCTTCATTCCTTGCTCACTATCCTCAGTGCTTAGAACGGTCCTGGTACATGGCAGGGGcgctgtaaatatttgttgcgTGAATGAGCTCCGTGTAGGGAAACCCGCCTTCTGTGGAGCTAGCTAATGGGTGGGGAACAGATCCCTGTGAGGAGGGGATATTGCAaaccatttttctgtctttaaatttctGACCCAATTCTGATatctcaggtgcccctgatatccgtgtgtggtggggaggggtgcctTTCCTTATAGCTTGACCTGCACCAGCTTGTACAGAAATCTGTACAGAACTTGCAGCATTGTGGTTATAACCAAACCGAGTAATTTCTTTCCCTGGGACTTTGCTTTAGTAGCAGAGCATGTTCATTTGGGGAGGAAATTTGTTTTGATCGATTAATTTGTCCAATTAGGCAGCTCTcccacagaaggggaaaaaaactcaaTTTCCGTATCTCTTGTATCAGAGAATGAAAGGTCTCAGCAAATAGTGAGCTTGTGAGTGAGCCTTTAAGAAATGGACTTTACACTGTTGCCTTGGacattgtgtttgtgtgtatttaaatGTGTGACTTTGAGAGACATTTCATATAATGACCCTTTACTGCTTGTGACGATTCCCTAATACTTTCTGGTCTGTTTCTTCTAAATGTTGTAAGCTGTGGAAGTTATTTCCCAGTTCACTAATAAACCATCCTTcactttgaaaattattcttGTTGAAGACTAGTAGATCTATATCCAAAAATTTTCCACACTGTTTACAAAGAGTTGGTGTTCTTCGCTGGTCTCTAAATTCGACTCCACTTGTGAGGGTAGTGGGGGCTGATGGTTAGAGTACATTTAGAGAGatagcacctgggcggctcagtcggttgagcatccgactttggctccggttatccatgatctcacagctcatgaattagagctcgcgtcgggctctgtgctgacagctcagcctggagcctgcttccgagtctgtgtctcccctttctctctgccccttcctcacttgtgctctgcctgcctctctctctctctctctctctcctccaaagaataaaaaaatttaaaaaattttagatagtATAGAAATCTCAGAAAGATCTAGTGCATGAGTcttgatgcttttctttctttagcaCCTTTGTTGCCTTTCAACTCCTTAGCAAACTGTATTTACCCGTCCTTTTCTTCagacagttttttgttttaatgtttatttatttttgagacagagaatgtgtgcaaggggatgggggtgggggggagaaagagagggagacacagaatccaaagcaggctccaggctccaaactgtcagcacagagcccaacgtggggctcaaattcacgaaccgcaagattgtaacctgagccgaagttggatgctcaaccgactgagccgcccaggttccCCTTCTTTTCTTACTTCAGataccttacttttttttttttaatttttaaatgctttttatttatttttgagagacagagagagactgtgtgagcaggagaggctcagagagagagggagacacagaatctgaagtaggctccaggctctgtgctgttagcacagatcccaacatggggctcaaatccacgaactgcgtgatcatgacctgagccgaagttggacgctcaaccgactgagccacccaggcgcccctcggacACCTTACTTGTAAAAGCGCGTCTGCTCCCCTGTCTTGTTCACACTTAAACTGGGATTTAGAATTAGACATAATCTCAGAGCTCAAAGAGGGATTCATCTGTGCATGCACTTCTGAGCGCCTACTAACTGCTTTGTGCCTTCAGAATCTGTCAACACTGCAAAATGCTTGTCCTTATTGATCCTGTATTGTGGTGGGAAAGACATGTCACTTCTTACAAATGATTTAACTGGTATGTCAGATGGCAgcaattttgttttaagtaggtttcattaATACTACCTCTTGGTTTCTATCAGTATATAAGCCAGAGTATTTCATACGTGGTGAAAAAGATAAGCTGGGCCATCCTTAGGTTCATTAAAGTCTCATgctgtgtcccatctgtgaaatcttgactctttggagaaatgctttCACTTTGTCCACATCTCTGAATTCTGCCCCTTTAGGAGGGAACAGTCAAAGCGAGCGGAGGACTGTTCAAGACAGAGGACCACATGAAGAGCTTTCCTGCTGGCAAATCTGGCAACACATTGCAAGTGACCTAACCAGGTGGCAGAACTCCATGAGAAATAGTTCTCAGTTTCGCAAACTGGGTGATCTGCCCTGCCAGCCTGGCGCGGGACTGTCTGTTCTGATTTCTGAAGATGAGAACTGTGAGCTAAATTGCAAAGTGGCTGGGCCCAATGGTACTGGAAACTCAGAGTTTCCTATTTTGAGAGCCCAAGACTCTTGGAGGAAAACCTCTTTGACTGAGTCACAGAGTTATCAGAACGGATATCAGCAAATTTCCATGAAGAATCTTCTGTGTCGGTGTAAACAGGATGTTGATGAGATTGGCTGGATTGCACATCCCCTCGATCATGGAATACATGGGAGTGACAAATCTTACCACCATGATGATTATGAGAAAGACCGCGTGAAGGTTTCAACATTGAACCAGGATGGTACAATTCACACAGGACAGAAACCTTACCGATGTAATGAATGTGAAAAAGCCTTCAGTGATCTCTCCGCCTTGGATCTTCATAAACAGTTACACTCAGAGGTGAAGTCTCACACGTGTAGAGAGTGTGGGAAAGCTTTCCGTTACAGCTCAGTTCTTCGTATTCATCAGACGGTTCACGGGGGACAGGAAGGCTATACGTGTGGTGAGTGTGGCAAGGGATTCAGTCCAAGCTCCCTTCTGCAAAGCCATCGGAAAGTCCACACCATAGAGAAGCCATTCAAATGTgaggaatgtgggaaagcctttggTTGTAGATCAGCACTTACCGTTCATGGCAAAGTGCACACAGGAGAAAAACCTCACAGCTGTGAGGAGTGTGGGAGGGCCTTCAGTCAGGTCTCTCATCTGCAGGACCATCAGAGGGTCCACACTGGGGAGAAACCATTCAGATGTGAAGCGTGCGGTAAAAGCTTCAGTCGGAATTCGCACCTTCAGTCCCATCAGAGAGTCCATACGGGAGAGAAACCGTACAAGTGTGAGGAGTGTGGGAAGGGCTTCATTTGTAGCTCAAATCTATACATTCATCAGAGGGTCCACACAGGAGAAAAGCCCTACAAATGTGAGGAATGTGGTAAAGGCTTTAGTCGGCCTTCAAGTCTTCAGGCCCATCAGGGagtccacactggagagaaatcCTACATCTGTAATGTGTGCGGTAAAGGCTTTACTCTGAGTTCAAATCTTCAAGCACATCAGAGAgtccacacaggagagaaaccgtACAAGTGTGATGAGTGTGGGAAGAGCTTCAGGAGGAACTCCCATTATCAAGTTCATCTTGTGGTCCACACGGGGGAGAAACCCTACAAATGTGAGGTATGTGGGAAAGGCTTCAGTCAGAGTTCCTATCTTCAAATCCATCTGAAGGCCCACAGCATAGAGAAGCCTTACAAGTGTGAGGAGTGTGGGCAGGGCTTCAATCAAAGTTCCCGACTTCAGATTCACCAGCtgatccacactggagagaaaccccaCAAATGTGAAGAGTGTGGGAAGGGATTCAGTCGTAGAGCGGACCTCAGAATTCACTGCAGAatccacacaggagagaaaccatataaTTGCGAGGAGTGTGGGAAAGTTTTCAGGCAGGCCTCAAATCTTCTGGCCCATCAGAGAGTTCACAGCGGAGAGAAACCTTTCAAATGCACAGAGTGTGGGAAGAGCTTTGGTCGCAGTTCACACCTTCAGGCCCATCAAAAGgtccacactggagagaagccatACAAGTGTGAGGAGTGTGGGAAGGGCTTCAAGTGGAGCTTGAATCTTGACATGCATCAGAGGGTCcacacaggggagaaaccctACAAGTGTGGGGAGTGTGGGAAGCACTTCAGTCAGGCCTCAAGTCTTCAGCTTCACCAGAGCgtccacactggagagaagccgTACAAATGTGATGTGTGCACCAAGGTCTTCAGTCGGTCTTCACAGCTACAGTCTCACCAGAGAGTCCACACAGGGGAGAAACCTTACAAGTGTGAGACCTGTGGTAAGACATTCAGCTGGCGATCCAATCTTACCATCCATCACAGGATCCACACTGGTGATAAATCTTATAAAAGCAGTAGGACCGGTAAGAACAACAGAGAATCTACCCAGGAAAACAGTTGtataaaatgattttctaaaagaaaactccAGTGTTTTGTGAATTCTTCCAATCATAAAGTTCAAAAGAACTTGTTTGTTTCGCGGAAGTCGGTGTTTCAGCCACAGCTTAACATATCCTGGTAGTCAGGAGGCCAGACAGCCAAGAACACTTGTAAATGGTCTAGTAAGGTACAGTTTGGACTTTGagttttattcttaaatactACTCAGGGCAGAGGCCTTGAAAAGTATGAGTTTTATCAGGCCTTGTATAAAAGTATGGAGATGCTGAAATGAATGCCcattagactgtaagctccataaATGCAGAGACTTGTTCTGGATCCACAGCCTTAACATACCAGGGACTTTGGAGGTGCtcagtatttgttaaattaatgaatggGGGAA
Protein-coding sequences here:
- the ZNF227 gene encoding zinc finger protein 227 isoform X5; translated protein: MSLFKEAVTFKDVAVAFTEEELGLLDSAQRKLYQDVMLENFRNLVSVGHQPLKQDKWHLEREEKRSLMKTATQLERNVGGNSQSERRTVQDRGPHEELSCWQIWQHIASDLTRWQNSMRNSSQFRKLGDLPCQPGAGLSVLISEDENCELNCKVAGPNGTGNSEFPILRAQDSWRKTSLTESQSYQNGYQQISMKNLLCRCKQDVDEIGWIAHPLDHGIHGSDKSYHHDDYEKDRVKVSTLNQDGTIHTGQKPYRCNECEKAFSDLSALDLHKQLHSEVKSHTCRECGKAFRYSSVLRIHQTVHGGQEGYTCGECGKGFSPSSLLQSHRKVHTIEKPFKCEECGKAFGCRSALTVHGKVHTGEKPHSCEECGRAFSQVSHLQDHQRVHTGEKPFRCEACGKSFSRNSHLQSHQRVHTGEKPYKCEECGKGFICSSNLYIHQRVHTGEKPYKCEECGKGFSRPSSLQAHQGVHTGEKSYICNVCGKGFTLSSNLQAHQRVHTGEKPYKCDECGKSFRRNSHYQVHLVVHTGEKPYKCEVCGKGFSQSSYLQIHLKAHSIEKPYKCEECGQGFNQSSRLQIHQLIHTGEKPHKCEECGKGFSRRADLRIHCRIHTGEKPYNCEECGKVFRQASNLLAHQRVHSGEKPFKCTECGKSFGRSSHLQAHQKVHTGEKPYKCEECGKGFKWSLNLDMHQRVHTGEKPYKCGECGKHFSQASSLQLHQSVHTGEKPYKCDVCTKVFSRSSQLQSHQRVHTGEKPYKCETCGKTFSWRSNLTIHHRIHTGDKSYKSSRTGKNNRESTQENSCIK
- the ZNF227 gene encoding zinc finger protein 227 isoform X7, giving the protein MSLFKEAVTFKDVAVAFTEEELGLLDSAQRKLYQDVMLENFRNLVSVGHQPLKQDKWHLEREEKRSLMKTATQLERNVGGNSQSERRTVQDRGPHEELSCWQIWQHIASDLTRWQNSMRNSSQFRKLGDLPCQPGAGLSVLISEDENCELNCKVAGPNGTGNSEFPILRAQDSWRKTSLTESQSYQNGYQQISMKNLLCRCKQDVDEIGWIAHPLDHGIHGSDKSYHHDDYEKDRVKVSTLNQDGTIHTGQKPYRCNECEKAFSDLSALDLHKQLHSEVKSHTCRECGKAFRYSSVLRIHQTVHGGQEGYTCGECGKGFSPSSLLQSHRKVHTIEKPFKCEECGKAFGCRSALTVHGKVHTGEKPHSCEECGRAFSQVSHLQDHQRVHTGEKPFRCEACGKSFSRNSHLQSHQRVHTGEKPYKCEECGKGFICSSNLYIHQRVHTGEKPYKCEECGKGFSRPSSLQAHQGVHTGEKSYICNVCGKGFTLSSNLQAHQRVHTGEKPYKCDECGKSFRRNSHYQVHLVVHTGEKPYKCEVCGKGFSQSSYLQIHLKAHSIEKPYKCEECGQGFNQSSRLQIHQLIHTGEKPHKCEECGKGFSRRADLRIHCRIHTGEKPYNCEECGKVFRQASNLLAHQRVHSGEKPFKCTECGKSFGRSSHLQAHQKVHTGEKPYKCEECGKGFKWSLNLDMHQRVHTGEKPYKCGECGKHFSQASSLQLHQSVHTGEKPYKCDVCTKVFSRSSQLQSHQRVHTGEKPYKCETCGKTFSWRSNLTIHHRIHTGEKSYRCDRCGKGFSSSTGLIIHYRTHTGEKPYKCEECGKCFSQSSNFQCHQRVHTEEKPYKCEECGKGFGWSVNLRVHQRVHRGEKPYKCEECGKGFTQAAHCHIHQRVHTGEKPYRCDVCGKGFSHNSPLICHRRVHTGEKPYKCEACGKGFTRNTDLHIHFRVHTGEKPYKCKECGKGFSQASNLQVHQNVHTGEKRFKCETCGKGFSQSSKLQTHQRVHTGEKPYKCDVCGKDFSYSSNLKLHQVIHTGEKPYACEECGKAFSWRSNLHAHQRVHSGEKPYKCEECDKSFSQAVDFRVHQRVHTGEKPYTCGVCGKGFSQSSGLQSHQRVHTGEKPYTCDVCGKGFRYSSQFIYHQRGHTGEKPYKCEECGKGFGRSLNLRHHQRVHTGEKPHRCGECGKAFSLPSNLRVHLSIHIREKLFKCAECGKSFSQSFRLRAHQRVHTGEKPYKCDVCGKDFSHRSRLTYHQKVHAGKNRSK
- the ZNF227 gene encoding zinc finger protein 227 isoform X6; translated protein: MLENFRNLVSVGHQPLKQDKWHLEREEKRSLMKTATQLERNVGGNSQSERRTVQDRGPHEELSCWQIWQHIASDLTRWQNSMRNSSQFRKLGDLPCQPGAGLSVLISEDENCELNCKVAGPNGTGNSEFPILRAQDSWRKTSLTESQSYQNGYQQISMKNLLCRCKQDVDEIGWIAHPLDHGIHGSDKSYHHDDYEKDRVKVSTLNQDGTIHTGQKPYRCNECEKAFSDLSALDLHKQLHSEVKSHTCRECGKAFRYSSVLRIHQTVHGGQEGYTCGECGKGFSPSSLLQSHRKVHTIEKPFKCEECGKAFGCRSALTVHGKVHTGEKPHSCEECGRAFSQVSHLQDHQRVHTGEKPFRCEACGKSFSRNSHLQSHQRVHTGEKPYKCEECGKGFICSSNLYIHQRVHTGEKPYKCEECGKGFSRPSSLQAHQGVHTGEKSYICNVCGKGFTLSSNLQAHQRVHTGEKPYKCDECGKSFRRNSHYQVHLVVHTGEKPYKCEVCGKGFSQSSYLQIHLKAHSIEKPYKCEECGQGFNQSSRLQIHQLIHTGEKPHKCEECGKGFSRRADLRIHCRIHTGEKPYNCEECGKVFRQASNLLAHQRVHSGEKPFKCTECGKSFGRSSHLQAHQKVHTGEKPYKCEECGKGFKWSLNLDMHQRVHTGEKPYKCGECGKHFSQASSLQLHQSVHTGEKPYKCDVCTKVFSRSSQLQSHQRVHTGEKPYKCETCGKTFSWRSNLTIHHRIHTGDKSYKSSRTGKNNRESTQENSCIK